In Archangium violaceum, the following are encoded in one genomic region:
- a CDS encoding trifunctional serine/threonine-protein kinase/ATP-binding protein/sensor histidine kinase, whose translation MFEIPGYKILGALRATGLNALFQGVREADGLPVIIKTPATPSSGPRERERYRREYGILRRLRDVSGVVQPYSHEQVHERPVLLMERVEGQPLTDLVGQPLEVPRFLELALLLATNLAEIHRHGVIHKDIKPANIIIEPTGRTRFIDFGGATLQRVEHLEAAPAPLIEGTLAYMSPEQTGRMNRLVDYRTDFYSLGVTFYELLTGSCPFQARDALEWFHAHMAQHPRPPHELLPSIPPSLSAIVMKLLAKTAEERYQSAEGLKADLEKCREGMRQGTLEVFPLGARDVPLRLTLPQRLYGREAQVSTLLEGFERVRHGGRAELMLVRGYSGIGKSSLVQELHKPVVQRRGFFLSGKFEQFQRDIPYATLARAIRGLVQQLLGGSDTELARWRERLQEAWGDQGRRMVELVPQLELIAGKQPAVEALPPSETRSRFNQVFREFLGVFATPEHPLVVFLDDLQWADTASLQLLQHLLTHPETPPLLLLGAYRDNEVSPSHPLMLTLAALARAGARVTDLQLEPLSQEQVEQLVADALPGAGREVVVPLSELVREKTGGNPFFLNQLMLALDQDGLLVRTAEGGWKWNAEGVRAMGYSDNVVDFLVGKLRQLPGEVRRLLNLAACVGHVFSLSMLRTLSEMADVGEVEQGLGPALQEGLLMRGGPEQYRFLHDRIHQAAHALLSEEERKVIHLRIGRAMLESLPPEELGEKLFDVVSQLNAGVELIQEPEERLHLARLNAEAGMKAMASIAHHPAVTYFTRAFSLIPGDPWETDAALAFQVKLERATCELVSGNAAEAGRLVEELLPRARTHADMAAAYRLKGDVFVGTGRLQDARDCLLECLEKLGMPIPANPSPEEAAAFQEEVWALLGERPIERLVDLPPMADPDMKVRMSVLASLFAPAYLTHPHLLIIVLGRMVTLTVRHGFTESCVTGFGWLGVMVGAFFKRYREGYALSRLARDLVERYNLVHRRPNILFSLQYISYWSQPFSVTQEVVLDAFRHSVQAGDVLTACYSVMSIILNRIIMGHDLDDVYRDSAQRADFARGAGSVDAPDVLLIYQRYVQQMRGCSLSFDTLSGEGFDESAFEASLTSTRMSALRSTYWIVKLKSRYMCGAYAQALEAADKVSGLLWVTKISINMLDFHFYRALTLAACCEGQGAEARAKSLEAIQQHHAQIAEWADVCPETFRAPERMVFAEWARLEGRSDEATRAYEEAIRLARENGFIHYVGLAAELAANLWRARQAPTVALAFARDARSAYQQWGARGKVQHLEARWDGLAPSRDAVDDSTTSTDSTQIDALTVVKAQQAISGEIVLERLASTLMQVATENAGAQRGALLLPSGDTLSLAAASEQGNPEELPWTLLAYVKRTHEQVRIDDASQPHPFSSDEYLQRGEVRSVLCLPLMRQEVFSGVLYLENKLATNAFSPARTSLLSHLASQAAISLENARLYAEVRRAEVALRQANDELEQRVEERTRELREAQARLVDTAREVGMTEVASNVLHNVGNVLTSAVINIEMMRRHVGASRVSRVKQTSALLLEHRSNLADFLTRDARGSQLPDYLASLSDELLREQEKLTGDVETMARHIDHIRAIVQVQQTYAKTSLMEVECELSQLLDDALRIQLGALKRHGVTILREVSAVPKVQVDKHKVLQILINLISNARYALEVLPEGQKELKVRLSAKDGHARIQVVDNGMGIEAGVREKLFAHGFTTRRDGHGFGLHASALAAQLMGGRLTLESEGPGKGATATLELPLRREPGSP comes from the coding sequence ATGTTTGAGATCCCAGGATACAAGATTCTCGGTGCGCTCCGCGCCACGGGTTTGAACGCGCTCTTCCAGGGGGTGCGTGAGGCCGATGGCCTGCCGGTCATCATCAAGACTCCCGCGACCCCCTCCTCGGGCCCGCGCGAGCGCGAGCGCTATCGCCGGGAGTACGGCATCCTGCGACGGCTGCGGGACGTGAGCGGCGTTGTCCAGCCCTATTCCCACGAGCAGGTGCACGAGCGCCCCGTGCTCCTCATGGAGAGGGTGGAGGGCCAGCCCTTGACCGACCTCGTGGGCCAGCCCCTGGAGGTGCCGCGCTTCCTCGAGCTCGCCCTCCTCCTGGCGACGAACCTGGCGGAAATCCACCGCCACGGCGTCATCCACAAGGACATCAAGCCGGCCAACATCATCATCGAGCCGACGGGAAGAACCCGCTTCATCGACTTCGGAGGGGCCACGCTGCAGCGGGTGGAGCACCTGGAGGCCGCCCCCGCCCCTCTCATCGAGGGGACGCTGGCGTACATGTCGCCGGAGCAGACCGGGCGGATGAACCGCCTCGTCGACTACCGCACCGACTTCTATTCACTGGGAGTCACCTTCTACGAGCTGCTGACGGGGAGTTGTCCGTTCCAGGCGCGCGATGCGCTCGAGTGGTTCCACGCGCACATGGCCCAGCACCCGCGGCCCCCCCACGAGCTCCTCCCCTCCATTCCGCCCTCCCTCTCGGCCATCGTGATGAAGCTGCTCGCCAAGACGGCCGAGGAGCGCTACCAGAGCGCCGAGGGACTGAAGGCGGACCTGGAGAAGTGCCGCGAGGGGATGCGCCAGGGAACACTCGAGGTGTTCCCGTTGGGCGCCCGGGATGTACCCCTGAGACTCACCCTGCCGCAGCGGCTGTATGGGAGAGAGGCCCAGGTCTCCACGCTGCTGGAGGGATTCGAGCGGGTCCGCCACGGAGGACGGGCGGAGCTGATGCTGGTGCGCGGCTACTCGGGCATCGGCAAGTCGTCGCTGGTGCAGGAACTGCACAAGCCGGTGGTGCAACGGCGTGGGTTCTTCCTGAGTGGGAAGTTCGAACAGTTCCAGCGCGACATTCCCTACGCGACGCTGGCGCGGGCGATTCGAGGGCTGGTGCAGCAGTTGTTGGGGGGGAGCGACACGGAGCTGGCCCGGTGGCGGGAGCGGCTCCAGGAGGCCTGGGGGGACCAGGGCCGGCGCATGGTGGAGCTCGTCCCCCAGCTGGAGCTCATCGCGGGCAAGCAGCCCGCGGTGGAGGCGCTGCCACCTTCCGAAACGCGCAGCCGCTTCAATCAGGTGTTCCGCGAGTTCCTCGGCGTGTTCGCCACGCCGGAGCACCCGCTGGTGGTGTTCCTGGATGACCTGCAATGGGCGGACACGGCCAGCCTGCAGCTGCTGCAACACCTGCTCACCCACCCGGAGACGCCACCGCTGCTGCTGCTGGGGGCCTACCGGGACAACGAGGTCAGCCCCTCCCATCCGCTGATGCTGACGCTCGCGGCGTTGGCCAGAGCGGGCGCGCGGGTGACGGACCTCCAGCTCGAGCCGCTGAGCCAGGAGCAGGTGGAGCAACTCGTGGCGGATGCGCTGCCGGGCGCGGGGCGGGAGGTCGTGGTCCCCTTGTCCGAGCTGGTGCGCGAGAAGACGGGAGGCAATCCGTTCTTCCTCAACCAGTTGATGCTGGCATTGGACCAGGATGGGCTGCTGGTCCGCACGGCCGAGGGAGGGTGGAAGTGGAACGCCGAGGGTGTCCGGGCCATGGGCTACTCGGACAACGTCGTGGACTTCCTGGTGGGCAAGCTGCGCCAGCTGCCCGGGGAGGTGCGGCGTCTGCTCAACCTGGCGGCGTGCGTGGGCCATGTCTTTTCCCTGTCCATGTTGCGCACCCTCTCGGAGATGGCGGACGTGGGCGAGGTGGAGCAGGGGCTCGGGCCCGCGCTCCAGGAGGGCCTGTTGATGCGAGGAGGACCGGAGCAGTACCGCTTCCTCCATGATCGCATCCACCAGGCGGCCCATGCCCTCCTCTCCGAGGAGGAAAGGAAGGTCATCCACCTGCGCATCGGCCGGGCGATGCTGGAGAGCCTCCCGCCCGAGGAGCTGGGCGAGAAGCTCTTCGACGTGGTGAGCCAGCTCAACGCCGGGGTGGAGCTCATCCAGGAGCCCGAGGAGCGCCTGCACCTGGCGAGGCTGAACGCGGAGGCGGGAATGAAGGCGATGGCCTCCATCGCGCATCACCCCGCAGTCACCTACTTCACCAGGGCGTTCTCGCTCATCCCGGGAGACCCGTGGGAGACGGATGCCGCCCTGGCCTTCCAGGTGAAGCTCGAGAGGGCGACGTGCGAGCTCGTGAGCGGCAATGCCGCCGAGGCGGGCCGCCTGGTGGAGGAGCTCCTTCCCAGGGCACGCACCCACGCGGACATGGCGGCCGCCTACCGGTTGAAGGGCGACGTCTTCGTGGGAACGGGCCGGCTCCAGGATGCCCGCGACTGCCTGCTGGAGTGCCTGGAAAAGCTGGGCATGCCGATTCCCGCCAACCCCTCTCCAGAGGAGGCGGCGGCCTTCCAGGAGGAGGTCTGGGCGCTGCTCGGGGAGCGCCCCATCGAGCGCCTCGTCGACCTACCACCCATGGCCGATCCGGACATGAAGGTGAGGATGAGCGTCCTGGCCTCGCTCTTCGCGCCGGCGTACCTCACCCATCCCCACCTGCTCATCATCGTCCTGGGCCGGATGGTCACCCTCACCGTGCGTCACGGTTTCACGGAGTCCTGCGTGACCGGCTTCGGCTGGCTGGGGGTGATGGTCGGCGCGTTCTTCAAGCGGTACCGGGAGGGTTATGCGCTGAGCAGACTCGCTCGCGATCTCGTCGAGCGTTACAACCTGGTCCACCGGCGCCCCAATATCCTCTTCAGCCTGCAGTACATCAGCTACTGGAGCCAGCCTTTCTCCGTGACGCAGGAGGTCGTCCTCGACGCCTTCCGCCATTCGGTCCAGGCAGGTGATGTCCTGACGGCTTGTTACAGCGTCATGTCCATCATCCTCAACCGCATCATCATGGGGCACGACCTGGATGACGTGTACCGGGACTCGGCCCAGCGAGCCGACTTCGCACGCGGGGCTGGGAGCGTGGATGCGCCGGACGTCCTCCTCATCTACCAACGCTACGTGCAGCAGATGCGCGGGTGCTCGCTCTCCTTCGACACGCTGAGCGGGGAGGGCTTCGACGAGAGCGCCTTCGAGGCGTCCCTGACATCCACGCGCATGAGCGCCCTGCGCAGCACCTATTGGATCGTCAAGCTCAAGTCCCGCTACATGTGCGGCGCCTACGCGCAAGCGCTCGAAGCGGCGGACAAGGTGAGCGGGCTGCTCTGGGTCACGAAGATCAGCATCAACATGCTGGACTTCCACTTCTACCGGGCCCTGACGTTGGCCGCGTGCTGTGAGGGACAGGGGGCGGAGGCACGGGCGAAGTCCCTCGAGGCCATCCAGCAGCACCATGCGCAGATCGCCGAGTGGGCGGACGTCTGTCCCGAGACCTTCCGAGCTCCCGAGCGGATGGTGTTCGCGGAGTGGGCCCGCCTGGAGGGGCGGTCGGACGAAGCGACCCGCGCGTATGAAGAGGCCATCCGTCTGGCCCGTGAGAACGGCTTCATCCATTACGTCGGCCTGGCGGCGGAGCTCGCGGCGAACCTCTGGCGCGCGCGGCAGGCGCCGACGGTGGCCCTCGCCTTCGCTCGGGATGCCCGGTCGGCGTACCAGCAGTGGGGAGCCCGGGGCAAGGTCCAGCACCTGGAGGCCCGGTGGGACGGACTGGCCCCCTCGCGAGACGCGGTGGACGACTCGACCACCAGTACGGACTCGACCCAGATAGACGCGCTCACGGTGGTGAAGGCGCAGCAGGCCATCTCCGGGGAAATCGTCCTGGAGCGGCTGGCGAGCACCCTGATGCAGGTGGCCACCGAGAACGCGGGCGCCCAGCGTGGCGCCCTGCTGCTGCCGAGTGGGGACACCCTCTCGCTCGCGGCCGCCTCGGAACAGGGCAATCCCGAGGAGCTGCCGTGGACGCTCCTCGCCTACGTCAAGCGCACCCACGAGCAGGTGCGCATCGACGATGCCTCCCAACCGCACCCCTTCTCGTCCGACGAGTACCTTCAGCGCGGTGAGGTCCGGTCCGTGCTGTGCCTGCCACTCATGCGGCAGGAGGTGTTCTCCGGAGTGCTGTACCTGGAGAACAAGCTGGCCACCAACGCCTTCAGTCCGGCACGCACTTCGCTGCTGAGCCACCTGGCCTCACAGGCCGCCATCTCCCTCGAGAACGCGCGGTTGTACGCGGAGGTGCGGAGGGCGGAGGTGGCCCTGCGCCAGGCCAACGACGAGCTGGAGCAGCGGGTGGAGGAGCGCACGCGCGAGCTGAGGGAGGCCCAGGCCCGGCTGGTGGATACGGCACGCGAGGTGGGGATGACGGAGGTGGCCTCCAACGTGCTGCACAACGTGGGCAATGTGCTCACCAGTGCCGTCATCAACATCGAGATGATGCGCAGGCATGTGGGCGCTTCGCGCGTGAGCCGGGTGAAGCAGACCTCGGCCCTGCTCCTGGAGCACCGGAGCAACCTGGCGGACTTCCTCACCCGGGACGCGCGAGGCAGCCAGCTTCCGGACTACCTCGCCAGTCTCTCCGACGAGCTGTTGCGCGAGCAGGAGAAGTTGACGGGGGATGTGGAGACGATGGCCCGGCACATCGACCACATCCGAGCCATCGTGCAGGTGCAGCAGACCTACGCGAAGACCTCTCTCATGGAGGTGGAGTGCGAGCTGTCGCAGTTGCTGGACGACGCCCTGCGCATCCAGCTGGGTGCACTCAAGCGCCACGGCGTCACCATCCTCCGGGAGGTGTCGGCGGTACCGAAGGTGCAGGTGGACAAGCACAAGGTGTTGCAGATCCTCATCAACCTCATCAGCAACGCGAGGTACGCGCTGGAGGTGCTGCCGGAGGGGCAGAAGGAGCTGAAGGTGAGGCTGAGCGCGAAGGATGGACACGCGCGCATCCAGGTGGTGGACAACGGCATGGGAATCGAGGCGGGTGTCCGGGAGAAGCTCTTCGCGCACGGCTTCACCACGCGCAGGGACGGCCACGGTTTCGGACTGCACGCGAGCGCGCTGGCGGCGCAGTTGATGGGAGGGCGCCTCACGCTGGAGAGCGAGGGCCCCGGCAAGGGCGCCACGGCCACGCTGGAGCTCCCCCTCCGACGAGAGCCTGGTTCCCCATGA
- a CDS encoding ATP-binding protein, with amino-acid sequence MPPSSGPRAPLARSTLLKMGGRIAIIIALSTLFSYLHMLHALRAETLAQLQQHVSERAQREQGIFLLAEDNHALFRKTLAERIHTLQGQQEDVRARFDSLFTRLPDGTVRCRSEKLDGTRMVQLFVPRQVVLDDDLRTRILAAYDVLTWYAPVFHVRFTTTYVTFPEGAIAGFWPTLPTWSLELPPDFSPADYEDFALAQPEKNPQRLTRWTGIFLETISNLWMSSVVTPVDVDGRHVATVGHDVLLDELMDRTINDHMPGAYNVLFRDDGQLIAHPSLKPRGATVAYNILSAASQPEVADKLLGSREDAAHLRGLFERVKSRQSDQATLELPEYDEHLAVTRLRGPGWNFVTVLPERVVSQPAFFAARYVLLLGILSLLVELVIMYRVLRQQITQPLLALTKATDKVASGDFKVALDTARGDELGQLAGAFQFMADEVQRREEALKQANDGLEQRVDERTRELKDVHQQLVQTARRAGMAEIATNVLHNVGNVLNSVYTSAQVAKERVMGMKLEHVGRVAHLLEEHNEDLASFLTRDERGKHLRPFLGKLGNNLLEERKEVVTLLDDVGRYTEHIGDIVKVQQNYARTPRMQEQVSLAELLEDALRINSAGLVRHQVKVRRQLEPLPPVMTDKHKTLMILVNLVSNAKYAMDGVARSERLLTVKLEKAADNRFRIVIHDNGMGIAPEMLTRIFQYGFTTREEGHGFGLHSSALAAQELGGSLSVHSEGTGRGATFTLEMPFIPVRHTVGGEGGRVPAVQSA; translated from the coding sequence ATGCCTCCATCTTCCGGCCCTCGCGCCCCGCTGGCCCGCTCGACGCTCCTCAAGATGGGGGGGCGCATCGCGATCATCATCGCCCTCTCCACGCTCTTCAGCTACCTGCACATGCTGCACGCGCTGAGAGCCGAGACGCTCGCGCAGTTGCAGCAGCATGTCTCGGAGCGGGCCCAGCGCGAGCAGGGCATCTTCCTGTTGGCGGAGGACAACCATGCGCTCTTCAGGAAGACGCTGGCGGAGAGGATTCATACACTCCAGGGCCAACAGGAGGATGTGCGTGCGCGCTTCGACAGCCTGTTCACGCGGCTGCCCGATGGCACGGTCCGCTGCCGGAGCGAGAAGCTCGATGGCACGCGCATGGTGCAGCTCTTCGTTCCCCGCCAGGTGGTCCTCGATGACGATTTACGCACCCGGATCCTGGCCGCGTACGACGTGCTCACCTGGTACGCCCCCGTCTTCCATGTCCGCTTCACGACGACCTACGTCACCTTTCCGGAGGGAGCGATCGCGGGCTTCTGGCCGACGCTTCCCACCTGGAGTCTGGAGCTGCCGCCTGACTTCTCGCCCGCGGACTACGAGGACTTCGCCCTGGCCCAGCCCGAGAAAAACCCCCAGCGGTTGACCCGCTGGACCGGCATCTTCCTGGAGACCATCTCCAACCTCTGGATGAGCTCGGTCGTCACCCCGGTGGATGTGGACGGGCGCCATGTCGCGACGGTGGGGCACGATGTCCTGCTCGACGAGTTGATGGACCGCACCATCAACGACCACATGCCCGGAGCCTACAACGTGCTCTTCCGCGACGATGGGCAGCTCATCGCTCATCCCTCGCTGAAGCCGCGGGGCGCCACCGTCGCCTACAACATCCTGAGTGCCGCCAGTCAGCCCGAGGTCGCGGACAAGCTCCTCGGCTCACGGGAGGACGCGGCCCACCTGCGCGGCCTCTTCGAGCGGGTGAAGAGTCGTCAGTCCGACCAGGCCACCTTGGAGCTGCCGGAGTACGACGAGCACCTCGCCGTGACGCGGCTGAGGGGACCCGGATGGAACTTCGTCACGGTGCTGCCCGAGCGTGTGGTGTCGCAGCCGGCCTTCTTCGCGGCGCGCTACGTGCTGCTGCTGGGCATCCTGTCGCTGCTGGTGGAACTGGTCATCATGTACCGGGTGCTGCGGCAGCAGATAACGCAGCCGCTGCTGGCGCTGACGAAGGCCACGGACAAGGTGGCGAGCGGTGACTTCAAGGTGGCGCTGGACACGGCCCGCGGCGATGAGCTGGGGCAGCTGGCCGGAGCCTTCCAGTTCATGGCCGACGAGGTGCAGCGGCGAGAGGAAGCGCTGAAGCAGGCCAACGATGGGCTGGAGCAGCGGGTGGACGAGAGGACACGAGAGCTCAAGGACGTGCACCAGCAACTGGTGCAGACGGCGCGCCGGGCGGGCATGGCGGAGATCGCCACCAACGTGCTGCACAACGTGGGCAACGTGCTCAACAGCGTCTACACGTCGGCCCAGGTAGCCAAGGAGCGGGTGATGGGGATGAAGCTGGAGCACGTGGGACGGGTGGCGCACCTGCTGGAGGAGCACAACGAGGACCTGGCCAGCTTCCTGACGCGGGACGAGCGGGGGAAGCACCTGAGGCCCTTCCTGGGCAAGCTGGGCAACAACCTCCTGGAGGAGCGCAAGGAGGTGGTGACGCTGCTGGACGACGTGGGACGGTACACCGAGCACATCGGGGACATCGTCAAGGTGCAGCAGAACTACGCGAGGACGCCGAGGATGCAGGAGCAGGTGTCGCTGGCGGAGTTGCTGGAGGACGCGTTGAGAATCAACTCGGCGGGGCTCGTACGGCACCAGGTGAAGGTGCGGAGGCAGTTGGAGCCGTTGCCGCCGGTGATGACGGACAAGCACAAGACGCTGATGATCCTGGTGAACCTGGTGAGCAACGCCAAGTACGCCATGGATGGGGTGGCACGGAGTGAGCGGCTGCTGACGGTGAAGCTGGAGAAGGCCGCCGACAACCGCTTTCGCATCGTCATCCACGACAACGGGATGGGAATCGCGCCGGAGATGCTCACGCGCATCTTCCAATATGGCTTCACCACGAGAGAAGAGGGGCACGGATTCGGGTTGCACTCCAGTGCCCTGGCGGCTCAGGAGCTGGGCGGCTCCTTGAGCGTGCACAGTGAGGGGACAGGGCGTGGTGCCACGTTCACCCTGGAAATGCCCTTCATCCCGGTCCGGCATACGGTAGGAGGCGAAGGGGGGCGAGTCCCAGCCGTGCAGTCCGCGTGA